Part of the Streptomyces sp. NBC_01408 genome is shown below.
GTTGGGTGACCCAGGTCAGTTCGGCCACAGAGGCCAGGTCGGCGGCGATCTGGGCACCGGAGTTGCCGCCGCCGACCACGATCACCCGCTGGCCTGCGAACTCGGCTGGGCTTTTGTACTGCACCGTGTGGAGCTGGCGGCCGGAGAACTCCCGGCGACCGGGGACGGCGGGGATGAACGGGCGGGTCCAGGTGCCGGTCGCGCTGATGACCGCGCGAGGCCTCCAGTCGCCCGAATCGCTCTCGACGCGGAGGAACTCGCCGTCGCGGTGGACGGCGTCGACCCACACGCCGCGCTGGACCGGCAGCTCGTACCGCTTCTCGTAGTCGGCGAGGTACTCCACGACATGCTGCGCGTCCGGGTACGTCTGGCCGGGCTGGGCGGGCATCAGCCGCCCGGGCAGCGAGGAGTACTGCGCCGGGGAGAACAGATGGAGGGAGTCCCAGGTGTGCTGCCATGCCCCGCCGGGTGCCGCCCGGGCATCGAGGATGACGTGCTCGACGCCCAGCCGGCGCAGGTGGTAGCCGGCGGCAAGCCCTGCTTGGCCGCCGCCGATCACCACCACATCCGTGCGCTGCGTCATGCCGCGGGCTGCTCCGTGCTGCTCTTGCCGCGCATGAAGATGACCGCCACCAGGGCCAGGCCCACCACCGCGCCCACGAGCTGCACGCCGACGAACGCCGGGACCGAGGCGGGGGCGATTCCCGCGAACGTGTCGGTGAAGGCGCGGCCGATCGTCACCGCCGGGTTCGCGAAGGACGTGGACGAGGTGAACCAGTACGCGGCCCCGATGTACGAGGCGACCGCGACGGGAGCAAAGCGGAGCCGGTCGGTACGGGCCAGGCCGAAGATCAGCAGGATCAGGCCGGCGGTCGCGACGACCTCACCGAGAAGGAGGTTTCCGGCCGAGCGATCGTGCGTGGACCACTTCACCAGCGGCTCGCCGAACATCGCGTCCGCGAGGATCGCCCCTGCGATCGCACCGACAATCTGCGAGGGCACGTAGACAGCCAGCTCGCGGGCGGTGACTCCGGCGCCGCCGCGGCGGGCGGTCCACCACTCGGCCAGGGTGACGGCCGGGTTGAAGTGCGCACCGGAGACCGGACCGAGAAGGGCGATCAGCACGCCGAGGCCGAAGACCGTGGCGGTGGAGTTGGCCAGCAGCTGCAGGGCCACGTCCTGGGTGAGGTCGGTGGCCTGGATGCCGGAGCCGACTACGATCGCGACCAGGGCCGCGGTGCCGACCAGCTCGGCGGCGGCGCGGGCGATCAGCGGGGTGCGGGGCGGGGTCGCGCCGGGTGCGGGCTGGGGCTCGTCGGCGGCTATGTCGCTCTCCGCTGCGGGGGCGGCGACGGGCTCGGTGGCGGTCAAGACGGGTTCTCCTCGGGCAGGTGAGGCAGAGCAGGCTACGGGCAGGACCGCTTGAGGTTCGCTTCGGCGGTGGCACGCGCGGTCTGGGCGAGGTCGGCGAACCGGCCGGCGAGGGCTTCGATGACTTCCGGGCGCAGGCGGTAGTAGATGTACCTCCCGCATGGCTCCGTCTCCACGACCCCGGCCTCGCGCAGCACCTTCAGGTGGTTGGAGAGGTTCGTCTGCTTGGCACCCGTCTCTTCCACGAGGTGGGTGGTGCACAGCGTCTCGCGGGCGAGCAGGGTCACGATCTGGAGCCTGAGCGGGTCGGCCAGAACCCGGATCAGATCAGTGTCGACTGACGTCATCATGTGCTGATACTGTCACATCATCTGGGGCTGACACCAGTCCGAGCTGACCTTATTGGCTCCTTTGAACGGGAACGCCATGTCCACGTCCTCCTCGCCCCTCCTGCCGGACGAACGCCTGGCCGCGGGGGCTGCCCGTCTCGCCTCCCGGTACGCCGGCCACTTCGCGCCGGAAACCGTGCTGAGCCTGCTCGCCGACTCCTACGCACGTCTTGCCGAACAGGCACGGATCCGCACGCACCTGGTCGTGCTGGCGGAACGACTGACCTCCGAGCGCCTGGACGCCCTCGCCCACACCCAAGGGCTGACGAGCGGGCCGACCCGAGTGCTGTTCGTGTGCAGCCAGAACGCCGGCCGCTCCCAGATGGCCGCGGCTCTCCTGGCGCACCGGGCAGGCGAGCGGGTAACGGTCTCCTCCGCGGGCACCCACCCCGCCGACGCAGTGGAGCCGCACATCGCTCAGGCCCTCACCGAAGCCGGCGTGGACCTGGCCGACGCCTACCCCAAGCCGCTGACCCAAGAGGTCGTCCAGGCCGCCGACATCGTGATCACGATGGGCTGCGGCGACGCCTGCCCCGTCATGCCCGGCCGCCGCTACCTCGACTGGCCCGTCGCCGACCCCGATGGGGCGCCGATCGCCGTCGTTCGCGACATCCGCGACGCCATCGACGCCCACATCACCGAGCTGCTCACCCAGCTCGCCCCCTGAAGCCCCACCGATCCCCACCGCAGTCGCCTCACCCCAAGGAAGAACAGATGTCCTCCGCTCCTGCCGTCTCCGTCCTGTTCGTCTGCATCCACAACGCGGGCCGCTCCCAGATGGCGGCCGGGTTCCTGCGCCACCTCGCCGGCGACCGCGTCGAGGTCCGCTCCGCCGGTTCCATGCCTGGCGAGCAGATCAACCCCTCGGCCGTCGCCGCGATGGCGGAGCTGGGCATCGACATCTCCGACCAGAAGCCGAAGGTCCTCACCCCCGAGGCCGCCCAGGCGTCCGACTACATCATCACCATGGGCTGCGGCGACGCCTGCCCGTACTTCCCCGGCAAGACCTACCTCGACTGGCAGCTCGAGGACCCGGCCGGGCAGGGCGTCGAGGCCGTCCGCCCCATCCGCGACGAGATCAAGGGCCTCATCGAGGGCCTGATCGCCGAGATCGACGCCAAGAAGCAGGCCTGATCCCGTGACCGACGCGACCACCGCGGCCGACGCCATACGCAACGTAATCATCATCGGCTCCGGCCCCGCCGGATACACCGCCGCCCTCTACACCGCCCGTGCGCAGCTGAAGCCCCTGCTGTTCGGCAGCTCGATCTTCGTCGGCGGTTCGCTGACGACGACCACCGAGGTGGAGAACTTCCCAGGCTTCCCGGACGGTGTCGACGGTCCGGACTTGATGGACAACATGCGCGCCCAGGCTGAGAAGTTCGGCGCCGAAATGATCGACGACGACATCGTCTCCGTCGACCTGACCGGCGCCATCAAGGAAGTCACCGACTCCGAGGGAACCGTCCACCGCGCGAAGGCGGTGATCATCGCGACGGGCTCCGGCTACCGCAAGCTCGGCCTCCCGCGCGAGGAGGAACTGTCCGGCCGAGGCGTGTCCTGGTGCGCCACCTGCGACGGGTTCTTCTTCCGGGACCGCGACATCGTCGTAGTCGGCGGCGGCGACACCGCCATGGAAGAAGCCACCTTCCTCACCCGCTTCGCCCGCTCCGTCACCATCGTCCACCGCCGCTCGGCCCTGCGTGCCTCCCAGGTCATGCAGAACCGCGCCTTCTCGGACGACAAGATCTCCTTCCTCTTCGACAGCGAGATCACCGAGCTGGAGGACAAGGACGGCATGCTGGCCGGCCTCACGGTGCGCAACGTGATCACCGAAGAGACCCAACACCTCGACGTGACCGGCCTCTTCATCGCCATCGGCCACGACCCGCGCACCGAGCTCTTCACCGAACAGCTCGACCTGGACGCCGAGGGCTACCTCAAGGTGCACTCGCCCTCCACGCGCACCAGCCTCCCCGGCGTCTTCGCCGCGGGCGACGTCGTCGACCACGCCTACCGCCAGGCCATCACCGCCGCCGGCACCGGCTGCGCCGCCGCCCTCGACGCAGAGCGGTACCTCGCCGCCCTCGCCGACGCGCGCTAACCACCGCCACACACGAGAGGAGGCCGCACCATGGCCCTCAAGAGCGTGACCGACGCATCCTTCATCGAGGACGTCCTCCAGAGCGACCAGCCCGTACTCGTCGACTTCTGGGCCCCCTGGTGCGGCCCCTGCCGCCAGCTGGCCCCCTCGCTGGAGGCCATCGCCGCCGAGCACGGCAAGCGGATCAAGATCGTCAAGCTGAACATCGACGAGAACCCGGAGACAGCCGCCGCGTACGGCGTCATGTCCATCCCGACGATGAACGTCTTCGTCGGGGGCAGGGTCGCCAAGACCATCGTCGGGGCCAAGCCCAAGGCCGCCATCGAGCGCGAACTGCGCGACCTGCTCAAAGCCTGACCCGAGGCCATTGGCCTGACCGCAAGCTGTGACCAGCATGTGCTGGTCACAGCTTGTGCGTTCTGGGGCGGAGCCACGTCATCCGGGCGGGCCCACAGGTCAGCACGGAAGCGGAGGCATGATCTGTAGCTCAGCCCCGGCGAACACCAGGCAGCGCTCGCCCTGCGCGAGGTGACACCGGAACGGGGGTGCGGTCACCCATCAGCGGCCGACACCACACGCCAGGAACCGAAAGCCGCGACGGAGCAGTGAAGTTGGACTGTCAGTGGGGTCTGGTATGTGACAGGCGGAATCCGCGTCTGCGCACGGTGTGCCTGGCGCGTTGCCGTGGTCTGCCCGGCTGCAGCGGCCGGTGAGCGGGCGGGGTCAGCCGCCGACGTGGATGCCGGGGCGGCGGTCGGGGTCGGGCTCGTGTTTGCGGATGATCTCGCGGGTGACCGGGGCCGTGTCGCCTCGGCCAAGGAGGAAGTAGCGGACCATGTGGACCAGCGGGCTGCCTTCGGCCCAGGCGAAGTAGCAGTGCGGCTGGACGCCGGTGGCATCCCGCAGTGCCAGGAGGATGGCGGCGATGGCGTTCGGCGCGGCCGGTGCGGCGGCGCGCAGGATCCGGTATCCGTCGACCTCGGCACCGTGGACGGTGAGAGTGTCGCTGAAGTCCGAGGGGTCGATCACGTCGATCTCGAGGAAGATGACGTCGGCGGGGCCGGGGACCGGGTTGACGCCGCGCTGTTCGCGTTCCTTGTCGCTGTACTCGGCGGTGTCGCCGGCCTGACGGCGGTTGGCGATGAGGTTGATGGCGTTGTCGTGGGCGAGGGTGTCGGTGATGAACCGGCGGGCGTCGGCGTCGAAGACGATGCGGTCGGCGCGCAGCTCGGTCGTGCGTGAGACGCGGGAGATCAGCGACACGATGATGATTCCGGCGATGAAGAAGCCGGAGATGACGATGCCGTCGGGCTTGTCGATAATGTTCGCGACCAGGGCGTAGAGCAGGACGGCTGTGAGCAGGGCGAAGCCGATGGTGGTCGCGCGCCGGCGGTGGCGTGCGACGGAGACGGTGACGGCGAAGGCGCCGGAGACCATCATGGCGAGGATGCCGGTGGCGTAGGCGCCGGCCTGGTCGTCGACGTCGGCGTCGAAGGCGATCGTGATGAGGATGCACAGGGCGGTGTAGACGATCACGACCGGGCGGACGGCGCGTCCCCATTCGGGGGCCATGCCGTAGTCGGGCAGGTAGCGGGGAACGATGTTGACCAGTCCCGCCATGGCGGAGGCGCCGGCGAACCACAGGATCAGGATGGTGCTGATGTCGTAGACCGTGCCGAACGCCTCTCCCACATGCTCGTGGGCCAGCCACGCCAGCGCACGGCCGTTGGCGGCGCCACCCGGCTCGAACAGCTCGTGCGGAATGAGGAGAGTGGTGACGAAACTCGCGGACAGCAGGTAGACGCTCATGATGAGCGCGGCGGTGGTCAGCAGCCTGCGGGTGTTGCGGATCCGCGAGCGCAGCCGCTGCTCCTCATCCGCCCCCTCGGCGGCGACGAGCGGCATCATGCTCACACCTGTCTCGAAGCCCGACAGGCCCAGCACCAGCAGCGGGAAGGCCAGCAGCGCCGGGCCCACCAGGTCACCGAAGCCGCCCCCGCCCGCTGCGAGGGCATCGGTCCACGCCGACCAGGCCCCCGGCGTGGTGAACACATGGGCTAGGCCGATGCCGATGACGACCGCGTTCAGCACGAGGAAGATGGCGACCAAGGGGATGGCCACGCTGACCGCTTCGCTGAACCCCAACAGGAACACCCCGCCGAGCACCAGCAGCAGCGCCACCGTCAGGGCGACCTCATGGCCGTGCAGCACCGCAGGAAAGAACGGGTTCTCCACCACGTGCACGGAAGCGTCCGCCGTGGACAGAGTGATCGTGATGATCCACGAGGTGGCCACGAAGCCGAGGAGGACCAGCACGAACAGCTTGCCCCACCAGAACGGCAGCAGGTCCTCCAGCATCGCCACCGAACCTGCGCCGTGCGGGCTCTCCTTCGCCACCCGCCGGTACATCGGCAGCATCCCCAGCAGCGTCAGCGCCACGATCAGCAGCGTCGCGAGCGGCGAGACCGCCCCGGCGGCAAGGGCGGCGATCGCCGGGACATAGGCGAGGCTGGAGAAGTAGTCGACGCCGGTCAGGCACATCACCTTCCACCAGGCGTGCGGGATGGCGTGCCCCTCGTCCGCAGCCGGCCCGACCGGCTGCACCTGGTGCCGCAGCAGCCACCGCGCCAGCCCGCCGGACGGCTGAGCCCGCAGGGCCGGACTGTCCACCACTTCCGGCACAACCGGACCTTCCATGTCCTTCATGTCCCCCATCACTTTCTCCCACGGCCTCAAGACACCCGTTGACAGCAGCGCACCGGCGCCACGGCACGATCATCGAGTATGCGACCGGCAGAAGCCGCAACCCACCCCGCACCTGGCCGACGGGACATACGGTGGCGCGGCGGTGCCCGCGGCCGTGCCGACAATGACGGCCGCGACGAGGTACACCGCCAGTCCGTGGACGTCTGCGAGGCGCTCGACGCGCAGCAAGTGCGGCGGCGGCGTGAAGTAGTAGTCGGCGAGCAGCCCTGCTACGGCAGCGGCCAGCAACGCGGGAACAAGACCCCGCCCAGGGCGATCACGACGACGGCGAGCAGACAGAGCACCAGGGCAAGGGCAAGGTCCACGTGCTCGCCCAGGAGAACCAGCAGAGCGGTCAGGGCCGGGAGCGTGATCGCCGCGAGCACGATCGCCGTCCAGAAGCACCGTGTGCCGGCGGCTCGACTCGGGTGCGGCAGCCGCGGGGCCGAGGCCGACCCGTCCGCCGCAACCCCCACCGCCGCTCCGGTGATGAGAAGTCCCCGCCTGGAAAGGCTCTCGTGCCATGACGAATTCGACGACACGCAAGACTCTGCTCCGCGGGACCGTGGCCACCGCCGCGCTCGCCACCGCCGTATCCCAGGCCCGGGTCGCACACGCCGAACGGCGGGGGCGGAGGGCTGGACATCGGCATCCTGCTGTACGACGGCTATAGCCTGTTGGACCCGACCCGCCCCGCGGAGGCGCTGTCCCGGCTGCCGGGTGCGAACAGCTCAAGCCAGGCAACGCCCTGACGTCCTACGCCGCCTCGCAAGCCGACGCCTGACCGGCCGCGCTCGCGCGAGGCCAGTCAGGCCACCGAGACGGATGGCGACGCCCCCGGCGGGCCGGGCCGGACCTCCGGCCAGCCCGTCTCACCCGTCCGATCAGACGCCGAAGTCGGCGACGATCCCGGTCAGGCCGGAGGCGTAGCCCTGGCCTACGGCGCGGAACTTCCATTCGGCGCCGCTGCGGTAGAGCTCGCCGAAGATCATCGCGGTCTCGGTGGCGGCGTCCTCGGAGAGGTCGTAGCGGGCGAGTTCGGCTCCGTCGGCCTGGTTGACGACGCGGATGAAGGCGTTGCGGACCTGGCCGAAGCTGTGGCCGCGGGTCTCCGCGTCGTGGATGGAGACCGGGAAGACGATCTTCTGGATGTCCGCGGGGACGGTGGCCAGGTCGACCTTGACGACCTCGTCGTCGCCTTCGCCCTCGCCGGTGAGGTTGTCGCCGGTGTGCTCGACGGAGCCGTCGGGGCTCTTCAGGTTGTTGTAGAAGACGAAGTGCCCGCTGGAGGGCACCTTGCCGGACTCCCCGACCAGCAGGGCGCTGGCGTCGAGGTCGTAGTCGGTGCCGGTGGTCGTGCGGACGTCCCAGCCCAGGCCGACCAGTACGGCGGTCAGGCCCGGCGCCTCCTTGCTCAGCGAGACATTGCCGCCCTTGGACAGGCTCACACCCATGTCGCATCCCTCTCGTGGCCGAAGCCGGGTAGCCGAGTAGCAGAAACAGAAAACTACATTAATGTAGAAGTTGAGCCCGGTCGCGAGGGCGCGGCCGTGCTCTGCCGCGGACGCCCATCAGTACGATGAACCGCCCTGTGGAGGTAGACGGGGCCGGGCCACGGGAGGTTGACGGCATGACGGACCAGATCGACAGCAGCGCCGACGAGCCCTCCCGGCGCCGGGGCCAGGGTGAGCTGGAGGCGCAGGTGCTGGCCGCGCTGCACCGGGCTCCGGGGCCGGCCAACGCGGGCTGGGTGCAGGAGCATCTGGGGAGCGGGCTCGCATACACCACGGTGATGACCATCCTGACCCGGCTGCACGCCAAGGGCGCCGTCAGCCGCAAGCGGGCGGGCCGGTCCTTCGAGTGGACCCCGGTCGCGGACGAGGCGGGGCTCGCCGCGCTGCGCATGCGCAAGGTGCTGGACGCCGAGTCGGACCGGGAGGCCGTACTGGCCAGCTTCGTCACGGCCCTGTCGCCCGGTGACGAGAGGGTGCTGCGGGATCTGCTGGCGCAGACGACGGAAGAAGGAGAAGGGGAAGGCTGACGCAATGGGGGTCTTCGTCTTCCTGCCGCTGGTCCTACCGTTGACCGCCTGGCCCATCGCCCGCCTCGCCGAACACCATCTCCACCCGCGCGCCGCCACCTGGCTGCTCACCGCGGTCGCCGCCGTGCTCGCCGTGTGCAGCACGCTCTGCCTGGCACTGCTCGTGGTGGTCGGTACGGCTCAGCTGCCCGGTAATCCACTGCCGGACGGCTGGTCGGATCCGGAGGTGCGCGAGGCGGTGCCGTACGACGAGATCGCCGGCAAGGTGGCCATCCCGGCGCTGATCGCCGTCATCGCCTCCTGCGCGAGGGCGGCCTGGCAACACCAGCGGGTGTGTCTCCGCGCCGAGCAGGCGCTGGCAGGGCTGCCTGCCACCCAGGTGGTGGTGCTGCCCGACGAGGCCCCGTACGCGTACGCCCTGCCGGGCAGCCGGGGGGCCGGCAGGATCGTGGCCACGACCGGGATGCTGGCCGCGCTCAGCGCACCCGAGCGCCGGGCCCTGTTCGCCCATGAACGCGCCCACCTCGCCGGACACCACCACCGGTTCCTGCTGGCCGTACAGCTGGCCGCGCGGGCGAACCCGTTCCTGCGGCCCCTACGGACGGCCGTGACGTACACAGCCGAGCGGTGGGCGGACGAGGAGGCGGCGGCCCGCGTCGGTAGCCGGCGCATCGTCGCGCGGGCGGTGGGCAAGGCCGCGCTAGTCTCCCGTGGCGCCCCGATCGCGACGCTCGCGGGCTTCGCGGCCACCGTTGGTCCAGTACCTCGACGGGTTGCCGCGCTACTGGGGCCAGCCCCGGCCGCACGCCTGTGGCCGCCTGCCTTCACCGCGGTGGGCCTCGCTGCCTGGGGGGCCGCCGCCGGGACCACCGTCTCGGCACTTTCCTCGGCGAACTCGGCGGTCACCCTGTTCTTCATCCTCCATGCGGCAACCCCGCTGTGAGAGGCGCCCGGAACGCCGAAGGCCGGGGCCTCTGATCCGGCGGTCCCGGCCTTCGGCGTCCGCCTCAGAGGTCGAACTCGTGGGGCGGGAGGTCGAGGGTGTAGCAGGCTTCGCGGACGATGGCCTGCTCGGTCTTGTCGAAGTCGCCGTCGGCCCCGCCGATGACGATGCCGATCTGGATGACGGCGCGGGCCTCGGCGGGCTTCTTCTTCGCCTTGGCGATCTCCTGCATCACGCTGACCTTGCCGAGGGCGAAGTCGGCGGCCAGCTTGTCGAGGTTGGCCTCGAAGCGCCGCTGGAGGTCGGCGGCGTCGAAGTTCTGCAGCACCTCGTTGGTCGCGATCAGCTGGGTCACGCGCTGCCGCTCAGAGGCGTCGACCGTGCCGTCGGCGGCGGCGACCAGGGCGCACATGGCCATGGACGCGTCACGGAAGGCGCCGCTGGTCAGTTCGTTCTTCTTCGCCATGAGCTGGGTCTGCATCGTCGATGCGGATTCCTTGAAGCGGTCCCACAGGGCCACGAGAACTCCATCTCTGTCGAGTCGGCGGGTCCGGTCCGGACAGGCCAGACCGCACGCCGGATTTACTACAATTCTGTAGAAGCTACCAGGTCGGGGTGAGGGAGCCTCAGCTCTCGTCGTCTACCTCCTCGGCCGCTTCCTCGTCCCCCTCGAAGAAGTCGCCGACCTCGTCCACCACTTCGGCGGCGACCATCCCGCCGACGACACCGACCGCCAGGCCGGCCGCACCAGCGGCGACCACGGTTCCCATGCCCGGGCCGGAGCGGTGGCCGTGACCGTCGCCGTGCGAGCCGTGCGCGGTGCGGTGGTCGATCAGCTGCCGGATCCAGGCGTCGACCTCGGTGTTCCAGTCGCGGTGCGCGACCTCGGCGTGGGTGACCCTCTGGCGGGAGAGGGCGTCGTGACCCTCGGAGAAGAGGCCGCCGCGCTTGTCGGCTTCGAGTACGACCTCCAGCCCGGCCGCGTCGGCGAGGAAGGTCACCTCGATCTCGTTGACCTGGTGCGCGTACCGCGCGGGCGGGGTGAGCTCCAACTCCTCGTAGAAGGGCAGCTGCTGGCCGGTGCCGCCGATGCGCCCCAGCTCCAGGTCGGCCGACTTGAAGCCGAAGCCGAGCTGGCCGAGGGCTTCCAGGACCGCCTCCTGGGCGGGCAACGGTCGTACGGTGAACGGGTCGAGGTCACTCTTGTCCTTGGCGCCCGCTACCGACAGCTCGGTCCGTACGCCGAGGGCGATGCCAAGCGGCTGCCCGTACAGCTCGGTGACGGGCGTCTCCCACGGCAGCGCCACGGCGAAGGGGACGACCCGCTGCTCGCCCTCGGCCAGGCGGAAGCCGCCGCCGACGGTGAACCGGTCGAAGACGACCATGCCGTGCGACTCGCCGTCGTCGTGCTCGGCCTCGACCCGGGCGACGAGCTCCAGGGTGATGTGCTCGATGGTGAAGTCGGCCTTGCCGCCGTGGAGGCGGACCTCGCCGCTCAGGGTGCCGCCGGGCACGGCGGAGACCGGGTCCAGGACCGTGTCCACGGTCGGGCCGCCCACACCGAGCGAGCCGAGCAGCTTCTTGAACACCATGATGGCGTTCACTCCTTCATCTGTACGTACGGACTGCGGGCCGGCGGGCTCCCGCTGCGGGATACCCACCGGCCCACGGATCTGCGTTACTTGGCGGAGGTGTCCAGCGCGGCCAGCGCCTGGGCCCAGCGGACGTACTTCAGGTCGGCAAGGTCGGCGACGGTCTTGACGCCGAACGCGTCCTTCAGGTGCTCGCCCTCACGCTCCGAGACACCCTTGAGGGCCGACACGGGGGCCGAGAGTATCTCGGGCAGCGTCTTGTCCCGCCACGCCTTGTCCAGCACCTTGTCGAGATCGATCGAAGCCACGGCAGTCCTCCAGTGCGCTCACGGTCATGCTTCTACATGACTGTAGAAACGAGCATAGGGGCGGAACGTTCCACGGGGGCAACAACCAAGGGGACCTGGAGGGAAAAGTCCGGAAAACGCTCCCCCGGCCCCAGCGGCCCCTGAGCCGGCCCTGCGCACGGTCGGCCCCCTGGACGCGATCCCCGGTAGCGACTCCGGAGCGTTTAGCGGACGAAGCCCCTCCCGCATCGCCGCGGACTTTACCGGCCCTTTACGATGAGGTCGGGGACACTTCCCAGAACCCATCCGCGGACCGGAGACGGTGCCGCCGAGTACAGAAGGAGCAGCAGACCCGCAATGGGTGAACCTCCCAGTCCAAGCCGTGCCACGCCTTGCCCGCAGATGATCGCGCCGGGAGCGGGGGTGGCACGGTGACCGAAGT
Proteins encoded:
- a CDS encoding sporulation protein; amino-acid sequence: MVFKKLLGSLGVGGPTVDTVLDPVSAVPGGTLSGEVRLHGGKADFTIEHITLELVARVEAEHDDGESHGMVVFDRFTVGGGFRLAEGEQRVVPFAVALPWETPVTELYGQPLGIALGVRTELSVAGAKDKSDLDPFTVRPLPAQEAVLEALGQLGFGFKSADLELGRIGGTGQQLPFYEELELTPPARYAHQVNEIEVTFLADAAGLEVVLEADKRGGLFSEGHDALSRQRVTHAEVAHRDWNTEVDAWIRQLIDHRTAHGSHGDGHGHRSGPGMGTVVAAGAAGLAVGVVGGMVAAEVVDEVGDFFEGDEEAAEEVDDES